The DNA window ACAAATCGTCCGTTCGCTCAGATCAGATTGATCGATGCCGGATTCCGCCGTAGACTCAATGCGGAAAGGGCATTCGTCCAGAAGTCGGCCAGCCGTCCGCAGGAGTCCACCGCATGTCAGAAGCTTCCAAAGCCGCCAGTTTGCTGAACCGTGTGAAAGTCCGCCTTCGGACCGAAGCATTCGCAAGGGCGGCATACGTCTGGAGCCTGGTGATTTTGGGAACCTGCCTGCTGGCGGTCCTGGCAATTCGTTTGCTGGGTGCGCTGCCGCCGGCTCAGCAGAAACCGGTGTGGCTGCTGACGATTCCCGCACTGATTGCGGTCTGCGCGGGGCTGTTTCACCGGAAGGTCCGGCAGGAAGCCGCTGCGGTCGCAGTTGACCGGCATGCCAACACCAAAGACCTGTTCCTGACGTTTTCGTCGCTGAAAACATCGGCCGGCGAATATCAGCCGCTGGTGGCCGAGTCCGCGGAGAAGCAGGCGGATCGCATCGTTCCCGTCGATGTCGTCCCGTATCGGTTCGGGCGACAACTGGTTCACGTGGTCGTCGCGGCGGGATTGCTGGGACTGGCCATCCTGGTGACTCCACAGCTTGATCCATTCGGAACTGTCGAAGCGTCGCTGAAGGAAGAAAAGCAGAAGTCGGAAATCGCTGCGATTCGAAAGGCCACGGAAGACCGCACGGAGCAGTTGAAGAAAAGCAGCCAGCGGTCCGAAGAGCGATCCGCGGAAATCGAATCGGAACTAAAGCAGTTGCAGACCGCATTTCGTCAGATGAAGCCCCGGGAAAGCCAGTCCAATACGAAGGTCTTGAAAAACCAGCGCGAAGGACTCAGCGAACAGTGGAAAGCCGTCAGCAACGACCAGCTTCGGAAACTGCTGAATCAGCCAATCTCCGAGCAGCAACTTGGCGGAAGTCGCAACGCCCAGATGAACGAATGGCTGAAGGAACTCAAGGAAGGCAAGACGGAAGGCCTCCAAAAACAGCTCGACAAGGCTCAGCAGACAATGCAGGCCATGATGGAAGCGAAGGACCCGGAAGAACGAAAGAAACTGGAAAGCCAGTTGAAGCGGGAATTGCAGGATCTGGAAAAGTTCTCGAAGGATAAGGCCGGATCCAAAGAACTCACGTCAGCCCTGAACAAGGCTCTGAAGGCACTGCAGGCCGCGTCGGATCCGAATCAGCCTGGTGAAAAACTTTCTGAAGAAGCGATGGAAGCTCTGAAGGAATCGCTGAAGCTGTCTGAACAGGAAATGGAACAGGTCGCTCGATCGGCGAAGGATCTGAAGAAACTCGAACAGGCCCTGAAGACCCTGCAGCAGGCGGAAAAACTCAACGCGAAGGAACAGCTTGACGGTGCGAAGTGCGAAGGCTGCGAGACAATGGAAGATTACGCCGAACTCTACGCTCAGATGATGGGAGAAGGTCAGGGTGAAGGCGACAAGGACATAAACGACGGCAGCGATGGCGGCGTCGGTCGCGGCGGCGAGACTCCCGAAGATGACAGTGATCCGGAAGGCTACAAGAGCGAAAAAGCAAAGACTCAGGTCAAAGCCGGAAAGGTGCTGCTGTCTATCAAGACAAAGGAATACGCCGAAGAAACGGACTTCGATCCGGATGCCCTGCGAAAGTACCAGGAAGGCGTGCAGTCCCTGAAAGACGGAGTCCAGGCAGCGATCGAAAACGAAGAGATTCCGCCCGGTTACGTCGACGGCATCAAGAGTTACTTCGACAAGATCGAATCCGTCGATCCCAAACTGACGGCTCCCTCGGATACCGAGTAACACGGATTCGGGCCGCCCTTTTTCCGGATCCGGCCGGCGATTGTCGTGGCAGGTGCGAAGCTATTTGGCCGGGTGCTGCATGTCGTCAAGAAATCGCCAGTCACTTCGCAGGCTTGCCGTTATTCTGGCGGCGGTCGCGTGTCTCGCGACGGCTGCCGAACTGCTGCGGTCGCCCTTAACGCGATATTCGAATGATGGAACGCAACTGGTCGTCTACTGCGCTCACGACGCCGTTTTTGCCGAAAGCGTCATCCGCCGGTTTGAATCCGAAACCGGGATTTCCGTCGACGTGCGGTTCGACGAAGAAGCCAACAAGTCGCTGGGCCTGACAAGTCTGCTGCTGGCGGAAAAAGACCATCCTCGCTGTGATGTCTTCTGGAACAATCAGACGCTGGGGACCATCCGCCTGCAGCAGGCGGGCGTGCTGGCCACGTACAAAGGCGCAGGCCATGAACGCGTTCCCGCCGCGTATCGAGATCCCGCCGGTTGCTGGACCGGCTTCGCTGCGCGGATGCGCGTGGTCATCGTGAATACTGACAGAATCGACGTCGGCAGCAAAAACTCGCTTGCGGCCGCGCGCGGTGCGGATCTGATCGGCGGCGATTCTGTGCCGGAAGCTCTCCGTCAGGCGGACGACCTGATTCGTGAACACCTTCAGGCCGGGTCGCTTGATCGAGTGGCGATTGCTCAGCCGATGTTCGGCACAACACTGACTCACTATTCCGTTCTTGCGGCAGAATGGGGCATCGACAAGCTGAAGTCCTGGCATCATTCACTGCACAGTCGGGGGATTCGCGAAGCGCGAGGCAATGCGGCCGTGCGTGATCTGGTGGCGGCAGGAATCTGCGACCTGGGGTTCACCGACACCGACGATGCGTTTTCCGCGATTGACAGCGGGCAGCCCGTCACAATGCTGCCCGTCCGGCTTGATGACGGAAGAACGATTGTCATGCCCAACAGCGTCGCGATGATCAAAGGCTGCCCGCATCCCGAAGCTGCGGCCCGGTTCATCGAATTCCTGTTAAGCGAAGCAACGGAACTGGCGTTGGCGAATTCCCCTGCCAGGCAGATTCCGCTCGGAAAAGTCGACGAATCCCGGCTTCCCGCGGAAGTTCGCAGCCTGCGGAAATGGGCGGCGGAGGGAGTGTCCCTCAAAGCGGCCGCGGAAGTGAATCAGGCCGTGCTGGACTGGCTGACGTCGGAGTACACCCCGCGATGACGCTGCTGACGGCGCTGACATGGTCGGTCGCGCGAGCCGTCATGGTGGCGACAATTGCCGTGCTGGTTTCACGTGCCGTTACGCCGCATCGCCGGTCGAAGCTGACGGTCGCTATCGCGCTGCTGCCGTTATTTGTTCCCAATCTGCTGATCGGGTTCACCTATCGAATGGCGGCGTCGCGTCTCGCGCAATCCGGATCAGCGGCGAGTGTCCTGACGGAACTGATCTACAGCGGCATTCTTCTGGCAGGTTCGATCGCCGTCATCATTGCTGTGCGATTGATTCTTCGCGGTTCATCCGTTTCGAACCAGGCACTGCATTCCTGGAAGCTGCTGCGCGGCCTGACGCCACACGCACCATGCAAGTTCCCTCCGCTTCGACGGCGCTGGTGGATTACCTGGTTCCGATTGCAGGCAACCGGACCGTTTCGTGCTTCGATCGTCGGATGGTGTGCTGCCGTGCTGTGGTGTTTTCAGGAATTCGAAACCGCAGCGCTGCTCCAGGTTGATCGCCACCCGATTGCGTGGCCGGTCTGGCTGTTTGACGCTCACGCCGCCGGTGTACCGCTGAAACGATCGCTGTCGATGCTGATTGTTCCGCTGGTACTGGAACTGACGTTGCTCTGCCCCGTCGTATGGCTGTTGCGCGGCAGTCGTGCGTCGTTGCTTTCGAACGACCTTCCGGCCGTCAGCCGGCGCGTTGCCCCCTCGCCGGAACGAGCGAGTTTCCGGCTCGCGTTTCGATCGGTCCTGCTTATCGTCCAGGCGGTGTTTGTCGTGACGGTGTTTCTGGCGTGGCCGCTGATTTCGAACTGGACTGACGTCACAGCCGGCTTCGCGGCTTTGTGGAATCAACCGACTCTGCTGTTCGGCTCGCTGACTCAGATCGCTGCGTCGCTTGGCTTCGCGTGCGCCGCGTCGGCAATTGCGATGCAGGCCGCAGTTGTGCTCAGATCTTCCAACCGCTGGTGGCTGAACGTCGCCGTGCTGGTGCCGGAACTACTCGGATCGCTGGTTCTCAGTCTGCTGCTGCTGGCCGTTTTTCAGAGTTCCCCGGCGAATTGGCTTTACGATACGTGGGTGCCGATCGTAACCGGCTTGTCGTTACTGATGTTGCCGCGTGCGTTTCTGCTGGCGACCCTGCTGGAATCGACTGTTCGGCCACAGGCTGCGCATTCGGCGAAGCTGTTGCTGACATCGAATGCCGGCGAAGTTCGACGAAGCGGCCTGAACCTGGTGTGGCGACTGGTTCAGTTTCGCTGGCTGCTGGCCGGAGCGATCCTGGTTCACTGGAGTTTCTGGGACGTCACTGTGCCGTCGCTGCTGCGCCCGCTGCGTTTTGAGCCCGTCGTGACTCGACTGTACAACGAAATGCACTATGGCCGCACAGAAACACTGACCGCCATCACGCTGTTGAGCGTCGTGTTGCCGTGGACGGCTGTTTTCGCATTGATGTTCGTTGTCAGGGCAGTCCTGAAGTTTCGCGGCAGGGATACCGTTCGCGCGGCGTGAAACATCCCTCGGGAAATTGCCGCTGCAAAAATGTCCGCGACACAGTCTGTCGATCAGTCTTTCGATCCGGCAACAATCGCTGTCCAAATGAATGCAACGGATTCTCCGACAATAAATGTCGTTGCCGAACCGATTGTTGCCAGCCAGAGCCACGCGATGTTCCAGTCATGGGCGGGAGCTATGAACTGCACGAACAACAGCATGGCCAGCCCCGCAATCGCGCCGCTGATCGCAGCAGCCTGGTTCGCGCGGCGAGACACGACACCCAGCAGAAAAATGCCCAGCAGGATGCCTGCCGAATATCCGGCGATCGTCAGTGCACCGCGGACAACTGTCATTTCCAGATCAATTGCCCGGATGCCGATGCCGATCTGGATGATGCCGAACACCACCGTCAGGCATCGCGAAAGAACAAGTTGCGTACGTGGTGCGGGAGCCTCTCGGCAAAGTGGCAGCCAGAAATCGTTCAGCAGCGCGGACGCGGACGCGTTTAGTGAACTGGACGTCGTCGACATTGCCGCTGACAGAATGGCCGCCAGCATCAGGCCGATCAGACCCGTGTTGCGCGGAAACGAATGCACGATGAAGTGAGCAAACACCTGGTCGGCTTTGCCGCAGCCGAGTTTCCGTCCAGCGAGTAGAAACACGCCAACCCGACACCAATCCACAGAAACAGAGCGAACTGAAACAGAACGACAAAGGAACTCAGAAAGATCGCTCGTCCGGCTTCGTTCTCGCTGCGAGCACTCAAATAGCGCTGCACCATCATGTGGTCGGTGCCGTGAGTTCCATTGTCAAAACGGCTCCCCCGATCAGCCCGCACCAGATGTTGAAGGGGTCGGACAGTGTAAACTTCCATTCGACAACACTTGCTTTGCCGGACTCTTCGGCGAATGTCCACAGTTCGTGCCAGCCTCCCGGAATGTGGCTGACCAGAATGAAGACAGCGGCAATGCCGCCCAGCATGTAGATGACAAACTGAATGCAGTCGTTCCACACCACCGACTTCATGCCGCCGAACACGGTGTACAGAACCGTGACGGCGCCCATCGCCGCGATGCTCCGTTCAATCGACCAGCCCAGCAGCGTGTGAACGACCGGTCAGCACAGAAACAATCGCAGGGCGTCTCCCAGATTGCGTGTGACCAGAAAGATCAGCGATGCCACTGTTTTGGTCGCTGCGCCGAAACGCTGTTCCAGCACCTGGTAGGCGGTAAATAAACTGCCGCGAAAATACAGCGGCAGCAGCACGCGCACGACGAACGCGCGGCCCAGCACATATCCCATCGCAATCTGCAGCCACTTCATTCCGGTGGTGCCATAGGCCGCTCCGGGAATGCTCAACACGGTGGCAGTGCTGGTTTCGGTCGCAACGATGGAGCCCAGTATCGCCCACCACGGCAGTGAGCGACCGCCCAGCAAATAGGTTTCGAGATCCCTGTTCTTCCGGCCGAACCAGAACCCGACGGCAACGGCGGTTCCCCAGCAGCGACAACAGCACAACAACATCGACGATTCCCGCGTTCGCTCGCACGGATAGTTGTTTCCGGAAAAGCGCAAGTCGCCGGCGGCGGTCATGCGTTGAATCGAAACCCGGCTTCGCGGGCCAAAGCTTCCAGAGTCGCGAGACTGCCTACCGACGTTGAATTCACTGCGTCATCTGCTGGCCCTGGTGATTTCGTCAGTGCGGCCCCCGTCACCATCAGCGAAGTCGTGTCGACGAAATTGGCAGGGGATCCGGCGTTCACGATACCCGCATTCCGTCACCTGGCGAAACCGACACTGACGATGTCGCGAACAAAATCGCGAACGCGGATCATGCACGGCTCCGGTCGGCAGGAAATCCGCGAAGCCGCATGCGGTGAAACCGAGGCGTTGATTCGCAGTTGCCCGGCCCACAAGTCGCTTCCGTAACTCTGCGACCGGCAAGACGCGGCGAGCGAACTCATGTCACAGATCCGTCACGACATTGTCTGACGCAGGTCCGCGAAGAGCACGAAGGGGTCGTGCGCGCAATTCTCAGGGAAGTGAAAAATCGTTCCGAGAACCGTGAACCGTTGGTAATTCAGGCAGAATGCGGTTCGCCAAACGAGCAATCGATCCGGTTCGGTCACGAGTTTGTCAATGTGGTCGTTTGCGAATGCAGATTGAAGTCCGGTCTGTTAGTTTCCCGGCAGACGCGGGCCGTCGAATGCCCGCCGACCGCGACATTTTGTGTTGCCTACCATCTGCCCTGAAACAGGCCCGACTGCTGATGACTGCAACTGCCTTGTCCTCACCGGCGAACGCGCCTCGCACGACCTCCGGCGATCTACCCGTGAAGTTCGCCCACTGCGATGGGTTTCTGCCTGCGCTGCGGCAGCGAGTCGACGCGTACTTCGAACAGAACCACATTTCCAAACGTGACTGCCCGGCAATGTACGTCAAATCGGCGACGATTCTGGTCTGGGCGGTGGTCTCGTACGTCGGTCTGGTCTGGTTCGCTGCGACATGGTGGCAGGCTTTGCTGCTGGCGATTTCCCTGGGAGTCGCCATGGCAGCGGTGGGCTTCAACATCCAGCACGACGGCGGCCACAACGCGTACTCGCGATTTCCGCTGGTCAATCGATTCATGTCAATGACGCTGGATGTTCTGGGCGGCAGTTCGTACCTGTGGAAAACAACTCACAACATCATTCACCACTCGTATACCAACGTCACCGGAGTCGACGGCGATATTGACCTGGGATTCCTCGGACGCATTTCGCCGCACCAGAAGCGATACGGTTTTCATCGTTTTCAGCATTTCTATCTGTGGCTGCTGTATGGTTTCATCACGTTCAAATGGCAGTTTCGCGATGACATCGTGGGTGTCGCCACCGGCCGGATTGGCCACGTTCGCATCAATCGCCCGAAGGGTCGCGAACTGCTGATTTATGTTGTCGGCAAAGTCATTTTTCTGTCGCTGGCGTTCGTGATTCCGATGATGTTTCACCCGGTACTGACGGTGCTGGCGTGGTTCTGTATCGCATCGTATTTTCAGGGTGTGTTGCTAAGCGTTGTGTTTCAACTGGCCCACTGTGTTGAAGAAGCCGACTTTCCGATGCCCGAAGAATCCACGGGGCGTCTGGAAAACGCCTGGGCCGTTCATCAGGTCCGTACAACCGTCGACTGGGCTCGCAGGAACCGTTTCATGACATGGCTTTCCGGCGGGCTGAATTACCAGATTGAACACCATCTGTTTCCGCAGATCTGCCACATTCACTACCCGGCGATGGCAAAGATCGTCGAAGACACGTCAGTTGAACACGGGATCGAATACCACGTGCACCAGACATTTCTGGGCGGGCTGAAGGCTCACTACCGCTGGCTGAAACGAATGGGACAGCCGGACCCCGCGACCGCCGCCTGACGCATCGCGATTACGACTGGTCGTGCCCGCGAGCAGCGATGACGTTTGAGATCCGCTGAATCCACGGACAGCTCTGTTCGTACGGCGTCGTGGTCAGAATGACGGCATAGTTATCGGTCGTCGGGTCGATCCAAAGCAGCGTTCCGGTTGCTCCCCAGTGGCCAGCGGTTTCCGGCGAAACGAAGTCACCGAACGACGCCCGATGGTTGGCCCACTGCATTCGCCATCCATAGCCCCACGGGCGATCATTGCGAGTTGCCTCCGGCACTTCGTCGCAGAACCGCGTCTGCTCGCGCATCGCCGCGCGGACAGCAATCGGCGGAAGAACCTGGATTCCGTCGTCGCCGGTTCCTTCCCGCAGCATCATGCGAGCAAAGCGGGACAGGTCTTCGGCTGTCGAAATCAGGCCGCCCCACGGAGCTCCCAGTGTTCGCCAATAGCGACTGTTCCAGCCCCAGTCATCGGCATCAGGCTGCCATTCCGGCAAATCGCACGGCAGGATGGAAGCAGCGATCGCGTCATCCTGTTCAGCCGGAATCCCCTGCCAGGAATCGCTCATGTGCAGCGGTTCAAAGAGATTTTCCCGCAGGTAGTCAGGCAGTGTCTGAGCGGACAACTGTTCGATGGCGGCCCCCAGCAGCAGAAATCCCACGCTGGAGTAACGGCAGTCGGAGCCGGTGACGAAGTCCGGCTCGCAGCCTGCGGCGTGCATGATGAATTCCTTCAGCGTGGCGTGAGCCGCTCGCAGTTCCGCGTTGTTCGGCAGCATGTCCGGCAGCCCGGACGTGTGAGTCAGCAGGTGACGAAACGTGATCCGGCGCAGGCTGCCGCTGCGGAACATCGGCAGGTGCTCTCCGATGCGCTCCGTCAGACTCACGCGGCCCTCCGCTACGAGTTTCAGAAACGCCGTCGCCACAATCGGCTTCGTGATCGACGCTACCAGATAGCGCCGTTGCGGCAGTCGCGCGGCCGGCAGATCCACTTTGCTTCGCTCCGTGAATTGAAACGTCACAGACGTTCCGGCGGCGCTGCCGGCATCGACGTCCACGAAGGGACAACGCGATTCCGAACAGATTCGGTTCAGGACCTCGGACATGGATGTTGCGGATGTTGATGTCATCGAAGTCCCGGACCTCCCGTCTCGTCGATTGAGCGGCCTTGTACTCTAACAACACGACGAATCGCAGCCTACGTGCGGGCACGGCTGCGAGTGGCACGGCGCGGGCACAGGACGCTGACCGTCGCGGCTCACCGCCGCAGGTTTCCCATCGAACACACTGACCAAACAAACACGCGGGGAGCAAAGGACGGTCGAAATCCCCGGACATTCCCGCTTCTGTCGTCGCCGATCCGGGACATGCGTCGTGAACGCTGTTTCCCCTGCGCTGACCAGGCCCTGATCCCGCTCGCGTCGGGTCTGGCGGGAGCCGCAATTGACACGATTTTGCAAATTGCGGTAAAAAGTTGGGGTTGAGACCAATCCTGACTGTTCCACGGAAGGAACTGTGATGCAATTCATTCTGCCGTGCCTGGGAATTTCCTGCGTCGTATTAACAATCTGCGGCTGCGGGTCCGGATCGGATGATGCTGGTGCAGCAGCCGCCATTCCGCTGTCGATCTCCAATCCTGAATCGACCACCGGAAAATCCGCCGAAGCGGCCACGGCGAAACCGCAGGAAACCGTCATCAGCGCTGCTGTGGAGCAATTGGTGGGGCGGGCGAGAGCATCCGTCGTCGGCGGTCAGAATGCGGTGGCCATTGAATCGCTCAGCCAGGCCATCGGCATTGCTCCGAACGATTCCCGCCTGCTGCGAATGCGGGCCGACGTGTACGAAGTCATGGGAGAATTCGCCAACGCTCGCGCTGACTTCAGCATGGCGATTCAGGCGGATCCGGAAAACGCGGCGCTGTACAACGTCCGCGGCTATTTTCTGATGACGCGAGGCCTGACCGATGAGGCGCTGAAGGACTTTCAGAAGGCCATCGAACTGGATTCGCAGCTTGTGGAAGCACTGAACAATCGCGGCCTGATCGCTCTGTCGAAGCAGGACTATGCCGCTGCGGAAGCCGACTTTTCCAGGGCGATCGAAGGTAACCGAAAGTATGCCGACGCGTGGAACAACCGCGGCTTCTGCCGATTCAAGAACGGCCAGTTGGAAACCGCTCTGTCCGACCTGAAGCAGGCTCTGGCGCTGAACCCCAAATACCTGACCGCCTGGAACAACTGCGGACTGGTCCATATGGAACAGCAGGATTACGAATCCGCGGTCACGGCCTTCAGCAAGGCGATCGAACTTTCACCACTGGACGTTCGCTGGTTCAATCATCGCCGCACGGCTTATCAGAAGCTGGAACGCTTCGCCGAAGCCAGCGCCGACGAACACCAGATCCGCTGGCTGACGGGACTGGAAGCGATCACCAGAAAGGTGGCGGCCAACGCAGCCAATCCGGCCGTCTGGATTGCCCGAGCAAACTACCTGGCAA is part of the Planctomycetaceae bacterium genome and encodes:
- a CDS encoding substrate-binding domain-containing protein is translated as MSSRNRQSLRRLAVILAAVACLATAAELLRSPLTRYSNDGTQLVVYCAHDAVFAESVIRRFESETGISVDVRFDEEANKSLGLTSLLLAEKDHPRCDVFWNNQTLGTIRLQQAGVLATYKGAGHERVPAAYRDPAGCWTGFAARMRVVIVNTDRIDVGSKNSLAAARGADLIGGDSVPEALRQADDLIREHLQAGSLDRVAIAQPMFGTTLTHYSVLAAEWGIDKLKSWHHSLHSRGIREARGNAAVRDLVAAGICDLGFTDTDDAFSAIDSGQPVTMLPVRLDDGRTIVMPNSVAMIKGCPHPEAAARFIEFLLSEATELALANSPARQIPLGKVDESRLPAEVRSLRKWAAEGVSLKAAAEVNQAVLDWLTSEYTPR
- a CDS encoding acyl-CoA desaturase — encoded protein: MTATALSSPANAPRTTSGDLPVKFAHCDGFLPALRQRVDAYFEQNHISKRDCPAMYVKSATILVWAVVSYVGLVWFAATWWQALLLAISLGVAMAAVGFNIQHDGGHNAYSRFPLVNRFMSMTLDVLGGSSYLWKTTHNIIHHSYTNVTGVDGDIDLGFLGRISPHQKRYGFHRFQHFYLWLLYGFITFKWQFRDDIVGVATGRIGHVRINRPKGRELLIYVVGKVIFLSLAFVIPMMFHPVLTVLAWFCIASYFQGVLLSVVFQLAHCVEEADFPMPEESTGRLENAWAVHQVRTTVDWARRNRFMTWLSGGLNYQIEHHLFPQICHIHYPAMAKIVEDTSVEHGIEYHVHQTFLGGLKAHYRWLKRMGQPDPATAA
- a CDS encoding serine hydrolase domain-containing protein; translation: MTSTSATSMSEVLNRICSESRCPFVDVDAGSAAGTSVTFQFTERSKVDLPAARLPQRRYLVASITKPIVATAFLKLVAEGRVSLTERIGEHLPMFRSGSLRRITFRHLLTHTSGLPDMLPNNAELRAAHATLKEFIMHAAGCEPDFVTGSDCRYSSVGFLLLGAAIEQLSAQTLPDYLRENLFEPLHMSDSWQGIPAEQDDAIAASILPCDLPEWQPDADDWGWNSRYWRTLGAPWGGLISTAEDLSRFARMMLREGTGDDGIQVLPPIAVRAAMREQTRFCDEVPEATRNDRPWGYGWRMQWANHRASFGDFVSPETAGHWGATGTLLWIDPTTDNYAVILTTTPYEQSCPWIQRISNVIAARGHDQS
- a CDS encoding tetratricopeptide repeat protein yields the protein MQFILPCLGISCVVLTICGCGSGSDDAGAAAAIPLSISNPESTTGKSAEAATAKPQETVISAAVEQLVGRARASVVGGQNAVAIESLSQAIGIAPNDSRLLRMRADVYEVMGEFANARADFSMAIQADPENAALYNVRGYFLMTRGLTDEALKDFQKAIELDSQLVEALNNRGLIALSKQDYAAAEADFSRAIEGNRKYADAWNNRGFCRFKNGQLETALSDLKQALALNPKYLTAWNNCGLVHMEQQDYESAVTAFSKAIELSPLDVRWFNHRRTAYQKLERFAEASADEHQIRWLTGLEAITRKVAANAANPAVWIARANYLATGNQFGAAIQDYSRALALRPGHPEALTGRAKAWMKTGELQKAMTDIDESLVVAKSQEAFSIRGDAWMELKNFDQAVQDYESAQRFDNQVVEAYRARGEQRKAAGQTELAEADFSKADEITATLSGRGPDSKRTAVAPNAFPDLPE